The following is a genomic window from Salmo salar chromosome ssa23, Ssal_v3.1, whole genome shotgun sequence.
ccatctagccatctagccatccatccatccatccatccatccatccatccatccatccatccatccatccatccatccatccatctatccatctagccatccatccatccatctatctatccatctagccgtccatccatccatctatgaAAAGAGGACTTCAGCTCATTAAACCTACTTCCCATAATGCTCTCTGTCATCTGCACTccattgtttctgtgtgtgtgtgtgtgtgtgtgtgtgtgtgtgtgtgtgtgtgtgtgtgtgtgtgtgtgtgtgtgtgtgtgtgtgtgtgtgtgtgtgtgtgtgtgtgtgtgtgtgtgtgtgtgtgtgtgtgtgtgtgtgtgtgtgtgtgtgttactcacagTCAGGTAGAGCATAGTAAACATAGAGAAGGAGGCATGTCCTGAGAAGAAGGATTTCCTGAAAAACAAACAAACGTGTACCACCATGAGGACAGACACCAACAGAGCACAGTATGGAGTATCACATAGTAGAGGGGGCTAGGACTCATTGtgtcgtgtgtgtgagtgtgtgtgtgcgtactgaCCTGGCTTCCTGAACTTTGCTCTCAGTGCCATTACAGGTGTAGGAGGTGATGTATCCAAGGGAACAGTTGATGGCTGACCAGTCAGGATTACACACGTCCAGGAAATGAGGCCTCATCCTGCCCACTGACACCTTGGCAATGTCTGTGAACGACTGGCTGATGGCACAGCCAAATATAAACACTCCAACCTGGAAGATGCAAACAACCATTAGTACCATGATGTACAACTATTAGCATGAAAACATTTTGTTCTTTTTTATGTATCATTTATGGTCCGTCTCTACCCTCCCACACCTCTACTGGTACTCACCTGTTTGTAGAGAGATGAGACATAAGGGTTCCCAATGAAAGACTTAGATCCCTCCCTGCGATGGTGAATCCTGTAACACTCTCCTATAACAATctatatagaggaggagaggagaggagaggagaggagaggagaggagaggagaggagaggagaggagaggagaggagaggatttgCAATGAAAAGGTGGAAAGAATTGAACCTTACAAACTCTTGATGAGGCTCCGATGAGTGATACTGTCAACTCTCATGCTGTTAGGTCAAACACGCATGCATGGACACAGTGACAATCTATCGTTAATCATTCTCATGTTGAGTAAGTGAAGACATGGATAAaacagggaggatggagagacagagactgtgaggATGATGACTAGATaatagacagatggagagatgagcATGGCCTGCCATTCCCTCAGGCACCACTGGTATGATAACTAATGACGAGGCTTTAATGACCGAGGAGctgatggaggggaggaggaggggatgagatGGACAGATGACACCTctaacagagacagatagagataacaCAGCTTATATCTATGGCTCTGGCCTTAGCTctgtgggttaacactgtctcatACAATCCTGCAGTGATGTAGTAACACTAGAGCTGAACTGTTCTAGCAGGGCTGCGGTGGGGTACAGCCTAGCCCCCCCCCAAGAGACACAGGGGCACGCCATCCCGTCTGCACACCCCCTGGATCTCTGAATGTCCACACACAGCCCTCTGTGCAACAAccacccaccctctcctctctcactatatctctcctttcctctgacaGCTAGAGATCTACTGTACCTCAACATTCTCCCCATATACTAATATgaatccatctccctccctccctccctccctccctccctccctccctccatcactctccacgCTGCCTATCTCATCCCACTGTGCAGACAGAATCTGTCAGGGATGGCAgcgggagatggagggagagaagagggtttCCCTGGGGAAAACACAGCCAAGAGGCCATGctaggaaagtgtgtgtgtgtgtgtgtgtgtgtgtgtgtgtgtgtgtgtgtgtgtgtgtgtgtgtgtgtgtgtgtgtgtgtgtgtgtgtgtgtgtgtgtgtgtgtgtgtgtgtgagagagagagagtgtctgcaTGCCTGTGTCTGAGTAGGATTGGTGTCAGAATCACAGGAGACACCACTAATGATATACAGATGTGTGGAATCCACCAGCTTATCCACACCATGAgctgtgagaacacacacacacacacacacacacacacacacacacacacacacccacaccctcccTCGCTCATCAGAAGAATGGAAACAGTCTGGAGCCAATGCTGGTATGGCGATGGAAAATGACTTCACACAGAGCACACAacacatgaaacaacacatacacagacagacagacagacagacagacagacagacagacagacagacagacagacagacagacagacagacagacagacagacagacagacagacagacagacagacagacagacagacagacagacagacagacagacagacagacagacagacagacagacagacagacgaagggATGAGTATGGAGTATGAAGTGAGGGAAAGGAGCGATAGTAAGACAGGTAGACTTACAGAGAGGATGGCAATAAGAATGCCAGCAGCACAGAGCACAGCATCGCTGATAGTGTCTCCATTTTTATATGGGTACCGGATGGACTCGTCAGAACAGTAAAAACCTCTCTGGTACGGCCGTATGGTGCTAGACTCTATTATCAGGAAGGGCAGGCCagctgcacagagagagagagagagagagaggagagatagaggagggagagagacaggcgggagagagagaaagagagagatagagaggagagggagaggggagagagggagggagagagacataagGTTAGTGACATGGACACAAACGGGAGGTCGAGGGAGGGGGCGGGTTGCACCAGGGGAACATGGGATAgcaaaggaggagagagaaacagaggttgGTCCAACATGGTCGTCTGAGTCTAGAAGAGTGACGGTTGTTGGAGCTCAAATCAGCCAGGGATAGTGATTTAATCACCAAACCTAACCCACTGTTTAAATCTTTCATCTAATATGGTCACTCTGTCTGACCCAGTTGACCATGCAGACCTCTAGACCTCCAGgcgtaccccctctctcctcccagcctTCCCCAGGCAGAGTGCTCTGTGGTAGGGCAGACTTACGGCCACAATGGGCACAATGAGCCCCACAGCAGTGAGGACGGATGAGGGGATGGTGGAGTTCTTGTAGGAGTAACGCAGACTGACGTCGCTGCAGTAGAATCCACGCTGGTAtggacgcactgaggaccggtgGAGAACCAGGCTTGGCAGCatgactgcacacacacacacaggtcaacaCACACCTGGGACAACTCTCAGACTACACACCTGAGCACGCAACACACGCAGTCAACTGACCTGTGACCTGTGGAGAGAAGCCTACTCTGGTACACAGTGTGTGCTGATTAGTGGTTAGCAGGACATTCATTAAACCCTTTGTTTACATTGTCAACAACCTCCTGTTGATAGTTTACTGTACTGCGTCAGTCTACTCTGTCAGTTATATGTGTctttttccttccttccttccttctccctccctctttctttctctccctccactatttGTCTCTTTAGTCAGCTGAATGGTACAGGGCAGTACACAGAGAGTTCACCTGCaaaaacacacagcaactgtggctggagactggggagagagagactggggagagagagacaggagagagagactgggagagagagactggggagagagagactgggcagagagagactaggagagagagagacaggagagagagactggggagagagagactggggagagagagactgggcagagagagactgggagagagagactgggagagagagactgggagagagagactggggagagagagtgaggagtgagagactggggagagagacactggggagagagagactgggcagagagagactgggagagagagactggggagagagagactggggagagagagactgggcagagagagactgggcagagagagactgggcagagagagactgggcagagagagactgggcagagagagactgggagagagagactggggagagagagactggggagagagagacaggggagagagagaatgaggagagagagactggggagagagagacaggggagagagagacaggggagagagagacaggagagagagagactgaggagagagagactggggagagagagactgggcagagagagactggggaaagagagactggggagagagagactggggagtgAGAGACTgggcagagagagactgggagagagagactggggagagagagactggggagagagagacaggggagagagagaatgaggagagagagactggggagagagagacaggggagagagagacaggggagagagagagacaggagagagagactggggagagagagactggggagagagagactggggagagagagactgggcagagagagactggggagagagagactgaggagagagacacaggagagagactggggagagagagactgggcagagagagactggggagagagagactggggagagagagactgggagagagagactggggagagagagacaggggagagagagactggggagagagagactgaggagagagagactggggagagagagactgggatgagagactggggagagagagactgggatgagagactggggagagagagactgggatgagagactggggagagagggactggggagagagagacaggggagagagagactggggagagagagactggggagagagagactggggagagagagactggggagagagagacaggggagagagagactgaggagagagagacttggggagagagagacaggggagagagagacaggggagagagagactgaggagagagagactggggagagagggactggggagagagggactggggagagagggactggggagagagagacaggggagagagagacaggggagagagagactgggatgagagactggggagagagggactgggacgagagactggggagagagggactgaggagagaaagactggggagagagagactgaagagagagacaggggagagagagacaggggagagagagacaggggagagagagacaggggagagagagacaggggagagagggactggggagagagggactggggagagagactgaggagtgagagactggggagagagggactggggagagagggactggggagaTGCCATGGGCGTGGCATAGCGTTTGGTCGAAGCAAgcagtctgggtagccaggcaaggtCTCTGACACCCATGTAGAGAGTTATCTCAACACTCAGTTGAGCTTACTTTCAAAACACACACCCTGTGAGACTTCCAGAGATCTATATGGTAAACAGCCAATCCCATTCTGaggactctctccctctttctctctctttctctctctttctctctcccttcatacTCGCCGGGTCCTCGGCGGGAGGGGGGATTCACATGCTAATGAGGAGGAGTGAAAGGAGGTCATGGGCTTAACAAAcgtgggaaacacacacacatacacacacacacacacgcacacacacacgcacacgcacacgcacacgcacacactgtgcTGACCTTCACTAACCTACCTAAACCACTCAAAGAGCTGGGAAGCTCAAGAGGGTGACACACTAAAAAAacagatgaggggagagagagagagagagagagagagagagagagagagagggggcagcagtgggataaagaggagagagagagagagagagaggctgatgtCGGACAGTCTCCTCTCTGCCTTGAATGCCTGTTAATAAAAGGCTCTCTGTCCATGCTgtatccactccctctctctgcccagtAGATGCCCAACAAGATATCACCGTTTTATCAATTTAACTTCAGATTCTGATGTTTATCCATGTTTCTCCAAAtgtcaaacttcaaagtgtttttgaCACCGTGGGTTGCTCGTCCTGCTCTGCATTGTTCTGAATGGTCAAGTTAAGAGTTAAAGCTTTTGGATAGGATTAAACATGACGTTTAGGCATTCACTCCAACTGGTTAACTTAAGGGTTAAGATATGGGATAGGGTTGAAATAAAAAACGAGTGTCTACCACTGCGATTGAACACGCGACCTTCGGCTATGGAGTCATGGGATTACGGCCATCCGCCACCCCCATCCACGACACcttagcaaaacccaagcctattTGATGGTAATAATGCTCACTGTTGCCCCAAGAGGGGATTGCGTTGTCCCTTTTTCGACACAGTCAAATCGGTCAATCGGCCTTCTCATTTAGAGCTACAATACACTGGAATGCAATGCCCATGGACTTGAGAAGCTGCACTGATGATTGTATTTTTACATTTAAATTGGCTCAAATCTATCCAAACCtttacacatcaaatcaaatgttatttgtcacatgcgccgaatacaacaggtgtaaaccttacagtgaaatgcttacttacaagccattaaccaacaatgcagttttaagaaaaatacctaaaagaaataagaaataaaagttacaaataattaaagagcagcagtataataacagtaacgaggctatatacagggggtaccagtacagagtgcgGGGGCACCAGCTagtggaggtaattgaggtaatatatacatgtgggtagagttattaaagtgacttgcgcatagataacaacagagagtagcagcagcataagggGGGGgggcgagcagttgccataccaggcagtgatgcaaccagtcaggatgctctcgatggtgcaactgtagaaccttttgaggatctgtggaccattgccaaatcttttcagtctcctgagggggaataggttttgtcgtgccctcttcacacaTAAGTTACTGTATCTGTGGGTCCTCATATGTAAGACAACAGCTGatgatagtgttgttgttgttagaattatatattattggatgtaatgtatttgtattttgtattgttttagtgagtaTTTGTATAGTGGAGGTGTAAAAGCCCTTATCTGCCCAGGGACTACGGGTGCAAATTAGCTTTTGGCTAACCCGGCACATTTATATGGATGTTGCATTATTGATGTTAATGTGCATTGTTccctataaataaaataaataaatagtggcCGGTTCTGAAGGCATTTCCTGACGTTCTCAGGACATGGACAGACGTCCAGTTTCGAAGTCAATCTTGAGCAATCTGGCTGAGATGCCAGTCCTGTATTATCCTGCCCACCATGCCATCTCTATGAGAGCAGCCTGGTATGTAGGCATTCTCTTCATACCATCCCCCccaaagtgagtgagagagagggcgagacggAGGGAGCggcaaaaagaaagaaagaaagaggtggCAGGGCTGCTGGCGAGAGCCCAGCTGGACTTGAGTGAATTAAATAAAGATCTTTCATGGGGTCACATCCAGAGATAtgggaaaaggagggagagagagacagaggagagaatggagagaggagggaagagggacgTGGGTGGTTTTACGAGCAGAGTGGTGGTGGTGCTCAGTGGAAAGTTTCTATTAGTCTTATCGGATTCTTGTACGCACTTCTCTCCTCTAGACTGAGAGGGAAACCGCAGAACacgcgtgagagagagaaagagagagagaaagagagagagagagcacagtaagagaacgggagagggagagaaatctgTTTACACACAATTATATTTCCAATATCCAACTTTTAATCTACTGACAACAATATGGACAATTACCAACCGCAggcctgtaggtgtgtgtgcgtgtgtgcgtgcgtgcgtgtgtgtgtgtgtgtgtgtgtgtgtgtgtgtgtgtgtgtgtgtgtgtgtgtgtgtgtgtgtgtgtgtgtgtgtgtgtgtgtgtgtgtgtgtgtgtgtgtgtgtgtgtatgagagagattACAGCTGGCGCCTGTTTGATTGGCTTTGTGGTTAATTTTGCCGCTGCCAATTAGAGGACCGATTCCTCTCTGAAACTCTAGTGGCACTATACAGGGCTTTAGACCCAGGCAGGATTATAACTACACTCTGATggctaggggagggagggagggagggagggagggagggagggagggagggagggagggagggagggagggagggggagggagggagggagggaggggaaggaaagGATGGGGGTGAATGAGGGTGAATGACGGGAGGTGTAGACGAGAGGAAGAAGCATTGTGATCTGCTCTAAACAGAGGATTTCCTCTTGTGTCTCGCTGTCTCAGTCATACCAGCCCTGACTGCGGAGACAGGGGGCCAGGGGTcaaggatagagggggaggggaagagactAAAGGGTTTGACCCTGTTCGCCCTGCTAGTCTATTAAAGCTacaatcctcctcctcttctcctcctcctcctcctccttttctgtctctcctctgcatGAAGATGGATCAGCTCAGCGTTAGTGTGTAAGGCTAAACTTCATGGCCTAACTGTACGCTCGCCAAATAGCCTACATGCCAAtcgccaaatgcttttgggaatggGCAGAAAAAGTTCACATCAATCCACAGAGGCAAAGAGGACAATGTCGGAGATTCATTTAGTAAGAGAAAAGCTGCGAAATGGAGAGCTGAAAataaagagatggggagagggagagaaaagtaatgtttgggaaagatctGATGAAGTGGTAAAAGAAGATGATAGcagtgatgattgtgaggcgatATACACATTTAAAAGTCACAAGATGGGGACTGCAAATAGGGCGGTTCAAGATGTCtgctgttcagatgggttaaatcgAATCCGACATCTGGACAGACAGTAGGTCTGtcctctcacatagccttaatattaactcctgcaaaATGAAggatttcttgcagtaaaatgatacaccaaGTGAAGGCAACATTTTTACTCGGGAACATCTTGAAAGAATGTGAACGCTCAGTTAGATACCGCCTGTGGAGGTGCTATCTTATCAGCATCATAAACGCTGATAGTTTTTCAACCACATCAAATATGCATCCAAGGCCCACTGAGATCTTATCAGAAAAATAAAGTGTCGTTTTCCCAGCTTTCTACTTCCttacaaccggtcaaactgattTTGTACGGAATATTTTTTTCCGATTGTTTTTCGTTGCTTTCGCCGGTCCCTAAGCTTCTTTGCGCTGCGAAAGTGAAAAGAGGCTACTTagccagttgcacaactgaatgcattcaaccgaaatgtgtcttccgcatttaacccaacccctctgaatcaggggTGAAGTTAATCAAAAACAACACTACAAAAAGCTCATCCAGCTGACAGAAAACTTTACCGATGTAAACTAGATTAAAGCGTTCATTCTACTGATTAATGGGTTTACTTAGTCTTCTAGGGCTCCATATAATGaaagaagagaagctgcatgtatctaattatacaCAAGTTGACTATTAGAAATTAGAAATGAGAAATTATGAGCAGAAACATACTGTATCTAAATcaggcagcaacaacaacaacaacatcgaaTTCTgccgtctctgactgtagcctacagcgcattttctatattagcgATTTAGGGTCGGCTGCGGGCCTCAGATCGTCACTTTATCACAAATAGTCTGGTGGCTGCGGACGGGTTGTTAGCAATTGCgggcgggtgaacaaacagcaCCACTAGCgtgcgtgtgtacgtgcgtgtgtacTCGTGACAGGGCTCTTTGAGAGAAAGCTGGACAGACTGGGAAGTAAAAGGGAGGgaaaaagacagggagagagatagagggagaggtccAAAAGGAGGGGGTGAAAGAGTTCAGGAGGCTACCTGACAACTTTCTGACGAACTGAACATTCTATCTGCTCCTTATTGATGACATAATAAAGGTCTGCTAATCCAATCGTTAGCTAAGCTCCAGTTCCGTATTAGAACAAAGGGTTAAAACTCCCTTGCAACCCGATTCACACAGGTACCACAGCTCTAATATGTCTGGTCCATTAACTGTGTTATCAGGGACCTATCTGAGCCCAGGGCAGTTGGGGGCCTGGTTGCTGGTCTGCTCTGATAagctgtgtgtacgtgtgtgcatgtATCTGTGTGTGCGAGTGCATGCGTGcgttcgtgcgtgtgtgtgtgtggcaggaggaggagctgtgtgaaGAATGGGTGGCTGGGCACCAGTTCCGCTAGCCCGGTGGCATTGTTCTGATCTGACCCGTCAATgccagcgggtgtgtgtgtgtgtgtgtgtgtgtgtgtgtgtgtgtgtgtgtgtgtgtgtgtgtgtgtgtgtgtgtgtgtgtgtgtgtgtgtgtgtgtgtgtgtgtgagagagagagagactggacctctgAGAACGGCTAGGGGGCTGGTGGAGGACAATTAGTGGGGGTTCCCATGGCCATACACACTGTCATATTATATACAACATGTTGTTTAGCTGCTTGGCTGTTACCAGCATTGATGCATTAATAGCATTCAGTCAagtgacagagcgagagacagatacTCCACTGTTCTCTCTTAGAGAGAACGTTGGGTTAAATATGGCCCTGCACttggtgacgtgtgtgtgtgtgtgtgtgtgtgtgtgtgtgtgtgtgtgtgtgtgtgtgtgtgtgtgtgtgtgtgtgtgtgtgtgtgtgtgtgtgtgtgtgtgtgtgtgtgtgtgtgtgctacgtgGGCATTAAGGTACGGTATGTGTGGACCCTGAGGAAC
Proteins encoded in this region:
- the plpp3 gene encoding phospholipid phosphatase 3 isoform X2, whose product is MAQQSRNGGTSLNNNNGIDNTKRKLLIGLDLFCLLLVMLPSLVLHRSSVRPYQRGFYCSDVSLRYSYKNSTIPSSVLTAVGLIVPIVAIVIGECYRIHHRREGSKSFIGNPYVSSLYKQVGVFIFGCAISQSFTDIAKVSVGRMRPHFLDVCNPDWSAINCSLGYITSYTCNGTESKVQEARKSFFSGHASFSMFTMLYLTFYLQSRFTWRGARLLRPLVQFTLLMMAFYTGLSRVSDHKHHPTDVLAGFVQGALVAYCIVFYVSDLFKPRVKPASPPPSPIKKELLPPADIIERNNHHNMV
- the plpp3 gene encoding phospholipid phosphatase 3 isoform X1 — translated: MAQQSRNGGTSLNNNNGIDNTKRKLLIGLDLFCLLLAGLPFLIIESSTIRPYQRGFYCSDESIRYPYKNGDTISDAVLCAAGILIAILSIVIGECYRIHHRREGSKSFIGNPYVSSLYKQVGVFIFGCAISQSFTDIAKVSVGRMRPHFLDVCNPDWSAINCSLGYITSYTCNGTESKVQEARKSFFSGHASFSMFTMLYLTFYLQSRFTWRGARLLRPLVQFTLLMMAFYTGLSRVSDHKHHPTDVLAGFVQGALVAYCIVFYVSDLFKPRVKPASPPPSPIKKELLPPADIIERNNHHNMV